In Ctenopharyngodon idella isolate HZGC_01 chromosome 2, HZGC01, whole genome shotgun sequence, the following are encoded in one genomic region:
- the abcf3 gene encoding ATP-binding cassette sub-family F member 3, producing the protein MMAAYVEILKNEFPQIDSELFDYITGVLDSGGSDFEDAEEVFDAIGGVLQEVGDKNEDDIRKICFQMFNTLQLTKCDSGQQQMLLQAPVQLSQVSADTASSANDVHGIWMMKRNPSTTVDAKKLEKAEAKLKAKHERRNEKDSQKTSSVLVLEEASASQASNKKENRVDSSGKNRSYDIRIENFDVSFGERCLLQGTELSLASGRRYGLIGRNGLGKTTLLKMLASRSLRVPLHISILHVEQEVAGDDTVALQSVLESDTVREELLKEERSLNAHIANGTADGLESVRLSEIYAKLEEIEADKAPARASVILAGLGFSPKMQQQATKEFSGGWRMRLALARALFARPDLLLLDEPTNMLDVRAILWLENYLQTWQSTILVVSHDRNFLNAVVTDIIHLHSQRLESYRGDYENFIKTKEDRLKNQQREYEAQLQYREHIQVFIDRFRYNANRAAQVQSKLKLLEKLPELKPLVKESEVILRFPDNFEKLSPPILQLDEVDFGYSPDQRLFTGLSVSADLESRICIVGENGAGKSTVLKLLMGELTPINGVRYAHRNLKIGYFSQHHVDQLDLNVCSIELLLKRFPGQTEEEYRHQLGRYGITGELATRPVASLSGGQKSRVAFAQMTMPCPNFYILDEPTNHLDMETIEALAKALNIFKGGVVLVSHDERLIRIVCKELWVCEAGRVHRVDGGFDEYKDILQEQFRREGYL; encoded by the exons ATGATGGCGGCGTATGTGGAGATACTGAAGAACGAGTTTCCACAGATCGACTCTGAACTCTTCGATTATATCACTG GCGTGTTGGACAGTGGCGGCTCAGATTTCGAGGATGCAGAGGAAGTGTTTGATGCCATCGGCGGCGTTCTGCAAGAGGTTGGTGACAAGAATGAAGACGACATTCGAAAAATCTGCTTCCAGATGTTCAACACACTCCAGCT GACGAAGTGTGACTCTGGTCAGCAGCAGATGCTGCTACAGGCTCCAGTGCAGTTATCGCAAGTGTCTGCTGACACAG CATCATCTGCTAATGATGTTCATGGTATCTGGATGATGAAGAGGAATCCAAGTACA ACTGTGGATGCCAAGAAACTAGAGAAAGCTGAGGCCAAACTGAAAGCCAAACATGAGCGCAGAAATGAGAAAGACTCACAGAAAACATCATCTGTACT GGTTTTGGAGGAGGCCTCAGCCAGTCAGGCAAGCAATAAGAAAGAAAATCGTGTCGACTCATCTGGGAAGAATCGGAGTTATGACATCCGCATTGAGAATTTTGATGTATCTTTTGGTGAAAG ATGTCTGCTGCAGGGCACTGAACTGTCTCTGGCCAGTGGCAGGCGCTACGGTCTTATTGGGCGTAATGGGCTCGGTAAGACCACTCTGTTGAAGATGTTGGCGAGTCGGAGCCTACGCGTCCCTTTGCACATTTCCATTCTGCACGTAGAGCAGGAAGTGGCTGGAGACGACACCGTGGCTCTACAGAGTGTTCTAGAGAGTGACACCGTTCGAGAGGAGCTGCTGAAGGAAGAGCGTTCACTCAATGCACATATCGCGAATGGAAC TGCAGATGGGCTAGAAAGTGTCCGTCTTTCTGAAATTTATGCTAAACTGGAAGAAATTGAAGCTGACAAAGCACCTGCCAG AGCATCAGTTATCCTTGCTGGTTTAGGCTTTTCACCCAAAATGCAACAGCAAGCAACCAA GGAGTTTTCTGGAGGCTGGAGGATGAGGTTAGCTTTAGCAAGAGCCCTGTTTGCACG GCCTGATCTTTTGTtacttgatg AGCCCACAAACATGTTGGATGTAAGAGCCATTCTGTGGCTGGAAAACTATTTACAA ACATGGCAGTCCACCATCCTTGTGGTGTCTCACGATCGTAACTTCTTGAATGCCGTGGTAACAGACATCATACACCTGCACTCCCAGCGGCTGGAGAGTTACCGCGGCGATTATGAGAACTTCATCAAGACCAAAGAAGACCGACTAAAGAACCAGCAAAGAGAATATGAAGCTCAGTTACAGTACAGAGAACATATACAG GTGTTCATTGACCGCTTCAGATATAACGCCAACAGAGCCGCTCAAGTGCAGAGCAAACTCAAGCTGCTGGAGAAACT GCCTGAACTCAAGCCCCTAGTGAAGGAGTCTGAAGTCATCTTACG TTTTCCAGATAACTTTGAGAAGCTGTCTCCTCCAATCTTGCAGCTGGATGAGGTGGACTTCGGCTACTCGCCTGACCAGCGGCTCTTCACCGGCCTCAGCGTCTCGGCTGATCTAGAGTCTCGTATTTGCATC GTGGGTGAGAATGGAGCTGGTAAATCCACTGTACTGAAGCTGCTAATGGGAGAGTTGACTCCTATCAACGGTGTCAGATACGCCCACAG AAACTTGAAGATTGGTTATTTCAGTCAACATCACGTGGATCAACTAGACCTCAATGTCTGCTCAATAGAACTGCTGCTGAAGAGATTTCCCG GTCAAACAGAGGAAGAGTACCGTCATCAGCTGGGTCGATATGGCATCACGGGGGAACTGGCCACACGACCGGTGGCGAGTCTCTCAGGAGGACAGAAGAGCCGCGTGGCTTTCGCTCAGATGACCATGCCCTG CCCCAACTTCTACATTCTGGATGAGCCGACAAATCATCTGGACATGGAGACGATTGAGGCCTTGGCAAAAGCCCTCAACATTTTCAAA GGTGGTGTGGTTCTGGTGTCCCACGACGAGCGTCTAATCCGGATAGTTTGTAAGGAGCTCTGGGTTTGTGAGGCCGGGCGAGTGCACCGCGTGGACGGAGGCTTTGATGAGTATAAGGATATCTTACAGGAACAGTTTCGTCGGGAAGGATACTTGTGA
- the polr2d gene encoding DNA-directed RNA polymerase II subunit RPB4, protein MAAGGATHVGDVEEDASQLMFPKEFENAETLLNSEVHMLLEHRKQQNESAEDEQELSEVFMKTLNYTARFSRFKNRETIASVRSLLLQKKLHKFELASLANLCPEAAEEAKALIPSLEGRFEDEELQQILDDIQTKRSFQY, encoded by the exons ATGGCGGCAGGAGGAGCGACGCATGTGGGGGATGTGGAGGAGGACGCGTCTCAGCTCATGTTTCCTAAAG AGTTTGAGAACGCAGAGACACTGCTGAACTCTGAGGTTCACATGTTGCTGGAGCATCGCAAGCAGCAGAATGAAAGCGCGGAGGATGAGCAGGAGCTGTCGGAAGTCTTCATGAAGACCCTCAACTACACCGCCAGATTCAGCCGTTTCAAGAACAGAGAGACGATCGCCAGTGTGCGCAG CTTGCTTCTGCAGAAGAAGCTTCACAAGTTTGAGTTGGCAAGTTTAGCAAATCTGTGTCCCGAGGCTGCAGAGGAGGCCAAAGCCCTCATCCCAAG ctTGGAAGGCCGGTTTGAGGATGAGGAGTTACAACAAATCCTGGATGACATTCAGACAAAACGCAGCTTCCAGTATTGA